A single window of Drosophila suzukii chromosome 3, CBGP_Dsuzu_IsoJpt1.0, whole genome shotgun sequence DNA harbors:
- the LOC108020141 gene encoding uncharacterized protein translates to MEHVISFAELHCLCCFRQMADLPSVRVTQALPFVNTGCDYAGPIFLKDAKVGKPRISKGYICLFVCTSAIHLELVTDLTTETFLAALRRFISLRGKCSKIYSDNGTNFIGARRSLNEMQELLSSQRHKDIVTSTLADNGTQWVLVPPRSPHWGGKWESAVRCVKLHLHRVTGNSTLTFEQMRTLLAQISAVINSRPLCYKSDTEDNYLSPAHFLIGRPLTTVPDPDLSHIPVGRLGYWQSIQAMLQGFWKKWHQEYLTTLQQRPKWTTSTPNLSIDDVVLVKKSRLPFCPVQKLCFRAVWIFLNGCSL, encoded by the coding sequence ATGGAGCACGTAATCTCATTCGCAGAATTACACTGCTTATGCTGCTTTCGTCAAATGGCTGACTTACCCAGCGTGCGTGTCACTCAAGCCCTTCCATTTGTCAATACTGGTTGCGACTATGCAGGTCCAATCTTTCTGAAGGATGCCAAAGTTGGGAAGCCACGTATCAGCAAGGGCTACATTTGCCTGTTCGTCTGCACCTCGGCCATACACCTGGAACTTGTTACAGACCTGACAACAGAAACCTTCTTGGCTGCCTTGCGGCGCTTCATATCCCTACGTGGCAAGTGTAGCAAGATCTACAGCGACAACGGAACAAACTTTATTGGAGCTAGGCGATCCCTCAACGAAATGCAAGAGTTGCTTTCATCGCAACGACACAAGGACATCGTCACATCCACTTTGGCGGATAACGGAACTCAGTGGGTACTCGTTCCCCCTAGATCTCCTCATTGGGGAGGGAAATGGGAGTCGGCAGTTCGCTGTGTCAAACTGCATCTGCACCGAGTCACCGGCAATTCAACGCTCACCTTCGAACAGATGCGCACCTTGCTTGCTCAAATCAGCGCAGTGATAAATTCACGCCCCTTATGCTACAAATCTGATACGGAAGACAACTACTTATCACCCGCCCACTTCTTAATTGGGCGACCGTTAACCACCGTGCCAGATCCAGACTTAAGCCACATCCCTGTGGGCCGATTAGGATATTGGCAAAGCATCCAGGCTATGCTTCAAGGATTCTGGAAGAAATGGCATCAGGAGTATCTGACTACTCTGCAACAACGTCCGAAATGGACCACTTCAACACCCAACCTCTCGATCGATGATGTAGTTCTCGTTAAGAAGTCTAGATTGCCGTTTTGCCCAGTTCAGAAACTGTGTTTCAGGGCGGTCTGGATTTTCCTGAACGGTTGCAGTCTTTAA